A single genomic interval of Musa acuminata AAA Group cultivar baxijiao chromosome BXJ3-4, Cavendish_Baxijiao_AAA, whole genome shotgun sequence harbors:
- the LOC135635165 gene encoding uncharacterized protein LOC135635165 — MMADLRRRPPTTGLEKAIWVSKIGFFLLGILSTGVATRLAVPPAAGVLASALPRFWASLCSWLVPPYLFVVIHLIILVIWKLSDQKQQLQEEKPPVGVGDVKAKTFVPPSAAPPSGEPLAESWHEVMPSPKTAPELVVGSGAGKPSDPPTAEKPAASSSFGINTSTEPSRETSDVSEELETAAAAASENAVDIDSMDATWKAIMKKSPSRGWEKPGGREPRPSEKVAIRWREPSATGRDELNRRFDDFIRKNYDQIRLQRHESNQRRLEMSTAGLH, encoded by the coding sequence ATGATGGCGGATCTGAGGAGGAGACCACCGACGACTGGACTTGAGAAAGCAATATGGGTCTCCAAGATCGGGTTTTTCCTTCTGGGAATCCTTTCTACTGGCGTCGCGACGCGGCTCGCTGTCCCCCCCGCCGCCGGAGTCCTCGCCTCTGCCCTCCCCCGCTTCTGGGCCTCTCTCTGCTCCTGGCTTGTGCCACCTTATCTCTTCGTTGTCATCCATCTCATCATCCTCGTCATCTGGAAACTCTCCGACCAGAAGCAGCAGCTGCAGGAGGAAAAGCCGCCGGTGGGCGTGGGTGATGTAAAGGCCAAAACTTTCGTGCCTCCTTCCGCTGCGCCTCCCTCTGGGGAACCTTTGGCCGAGTCATGGCACGAGGTCATGCCATCGCCGAAGACGGCGCCGGAACTAGTGGTAGGTTCCGGCGCTGGGAAGCCGTCTGACCCACCCACAGCGGAGAAGCCCGCTGCTTCATCTTCCTTTGGGATCAACACAAGCACTGAACCATCTAGAGAAACTAGTGACGTGTCAGAGGAGTTGGagacagcggcggcggcggcctcaGAGAACGCGGTAGACATCGACTCCATGGACGCCACGTGGAAGGCGATCATGAAGAAGTCGCCCTCCCGAGGTTGGGAGAAGCCGGGCGGCCGGGAACCGAGGCCATCGGAAAAGGTCGCGATAAGGTGGAGGGAACCGTCGGCGACCGGCCGCGACGAGCTGAACCGCCGCTTCGATGACTTCATAAGGAAGAACTACGACCAGATCCGCCTTCAGAGACACGAGTCGAACCAGAGGAGGTTAGAGATGTCTACTGCGGGACTCCATTAA